The sequence CCGGTGTGCGTTCTGTCGGGAGGCGGCCATAGGGTCGGCGCATGTCGCGGCGGCGTTTCGATCAGGCCATGCAGTTCATGCGGACGAGGGAGCCGCGGGTCCGTGAGGACGCCTTCGACTTCCTGCGCGAGCACGCCGACGCCTACGTCGGCGAGCTGATCGCGGAGTTCGCGGCGGAGCGGGACGACCCCGGCCTGCGCTGCTGGCTGCTCGAACTGATCGCCGAGGCCCGGTCGCCGGAGGCACTGGAGGTGTTCCGCGGCCAGCTGGAGAGCCCCGACGCGTCGCTGCGGTTCTGGGCGGTCCGCGGCCTGGAGATGCTCGACACCCGCGAGGCCGACGAGGCCCTCGACCGGGCGCAGGCCAACGGCTGGATCTCCTAGCCGCACCTGGCCATGATCTTGGTGACGCCCGAGACGGCCGCGCCCCCGCACCGCTGACGGCGCGGGGGCCGGCCGGTCCCCGGCGGCGCGGGGTCACCCCCGGCGGGCCTCGATGGCCTCGATGATCCGCGGGCGCATCTCCGCGGCGCGGATGACGGCGTCGACGGAGCCGACCTCGACCGCGCGCCGGATGTCGTGCACGCGGTCGAACTCCGCTGCCACCTCGCCGAGCTTCTCCGTGCGGACCGTCGCGCGCAGCTCGTCCAGCTCCGCCGTCAGCGCGGCGCGGCCGGGGCCCGAGGACGCCGCGACGCGGGCCTCCAGGTCCCGCACCCGCGGGTCGGCGGCGGTCCGGGCGTTGACGTCGGCGGCGAACACCGCCGCGGCGGCCGGGGCGCCGCCGAGCACCGACGCGAACGAGCCCTCCAGCGCGAGCACGGTCATGTTCGGGTTCAGCGTCTTGGAGAACACCACGAACGCGCCGCCGTGGTACCGGGAGATCACGCAGAACACGATGGGGCCGCGGAAGTTGACGATCGCGCGGCCGATCTCGGCCCCGTACTCCAGCTGGAGCTGGCGCATCGACTCCGGCGAGCCGTCGAAGCCCGACAGGTTCGCCAGCACCACCAGCGGCCGGTTGCCGCTGGCCGCGTTGATCGCCCGCGCGGCCTTCTTGGACGACTTCGGGAACAGCGTGCCCGCGGTGTAGGCGTCCGGGCCGTCGGTGGGCGGGAAGCCGCGCCGCGGCACCGACTGCGACTCGATGCCGAGCAGGCACACCGGCATGCCGCCGAGGTGCACGTCCTGCACCACCGCGGTCTCGGCGTCGGCCATGCCCGCCCAGCGCTCCAGCACCGGGTGGTCCTGGTCGGACAGCGCCCGCATCACGGTCCGGATGTCGAACGGCTTCTTGCGGTCCGGGTTCGCCGCGGCGGAGAAGATCTCGCCGACCGTGGTGAACTCGCTGCCCTCCAGGACGTGCGGGAAGGCGGAGACGTCGCGGTCGACGGGGTCGGTCGTGCCGGCGCCGCGCGGCCCCGGCTCCCCGGGCGCGACGTAGGTGTGGTCGTAGTGCGACATCAGGACGTCCCGCGCGGCGATGAGGTTCGGCGCCCAGTACTGCGCCTGCCCGTTCGGACCCATCACCCGGTCGTAGCCGCCGATGCCGAAGTTGTCCTCGGCCGAGACGCCGCCGGAGAAGTCGAGCGCCTGCTTGCCGGTGAGCACCATCGCCGAGTCCGGCGTCATGATCAGGACGCCCTTGGTGTGCATGAGCATCGTCGCCTCGGCGTTCCAGTACGGCTGAGCGCCGACGTTGATGCCCGCGACGACGACGTTGATCTCGCCGCCGTCCTGGGTGAACTCGACGATCCGCTTGAGCGCCGCGGCCACCCAGTCCATGTTCTCCGTGCCCGAGTCCATGGAGACCCGGGCGCCCGAGGACAGCGCGTACCACTCCAGCGGCACCCGCATCCGCTCGGCCAGGTCCAGCGCGGCGATCACGCGGCGGCACTCGGGCTCCGACAGCGCGCCGAGCGACTTGGTCGGGTCGCCGAGCAGCACGACCCGGGTGACGCCCTGCGGGTGCCGCCGGGTCCGCTTGGTGACGACGCCCGCGACGATCGCCGCGCTGTTGCGCCCCTTCGGCCGGTCCACCGGCACCAGGGCGTGGTCGTCGTCGAGGTCGTGCTCGACGAAGTCGCCGAGCAGGTCCGTCAGCTCGTAGGGGTACACGGTGTTGCGGCTGCTCGCCCGCAGCACCTTCTGCCGGTAGCCGTCCAGCGGCTCGACCGGCGCGTCCGACGGCGCGCCGACGGTCAGCCGGGTACCGCCCGTGGCGTCGAAGGAGACCCGGACGGCGACCTTGACCGGCTCGCCCGTCCGCGGGTCGCGCTGCCGTGCGATGAGCAGGACCTCCTCCAGCCCGGCACCCGCCGCCGTCGGCAGCATGCGGCCCGCGAGCCGCTGCAGCTCGGCGCGGGTGAGGTCGCTCGTCGGCCAGACGTAGATCACGATGCGGTTGGTCGGGAAGCGCTTCTTGGACGGCCGCCGCGCCTGCGCCCGGCGGATCGAGTCCAGGCAGGTGGCGAGGGTGTACTCGGCCGTCGGCAGCGAGCGCAGCCTGCCGTCGCCGTCGCGCAGCGCGGTGAGGTCGCGCACCTGCGCGAACGCGACGAGCCGGTCGTCGGACGGGTTGTCGCGCGCCACGCACTGGAAGAGGTAGACCTCCTCGTCCGAGGACGGCAGCCGGGTGAGGTCGAACTTGTGCAGCCGCTCCATCTGCATCCGCTGCGCGATGAACGGGTGCAGGCCGCGGATCAGCCGCTCCTCGGCCATGCCCCCTGTGGGGGGACGACCCCCCACACCCCCCGGATCGCTCCGCTCATCCATCCCGCCGCCCTCCGCCGGGCGGAACGTGAAGTGGTGGTGCATCACCGCGCCGCTGCTGCCCGCGACGGTGGCGGTGAGCCTGCGGACCTGCGGCGGCAGCGGGTGCGCGTTGACGGCCTCCTGCAGCGCGGCGGCCATCGCGTCGAAGTCCTCCGGCTGCCGCTCCCAGGACAGGTAGATGTCGGCGTCGACGGCCTCGTCGCCGGCCGCCAGCTCGGCGAGCCCGCGCAGCGCGCCGCCGAGCGCGTCGAAGCTCACCGCGGAGGAGACCAGGCGCGAGCCCGCGTGCTCGGCGACCACGAACGCGCAGCCGCCGGCCTCCCGGGTGCGGACGCCGGTGAGGTCCTTGTTCCCGTAGTACCGCCGGGTGAGCACCTCCAGCATCACGGCGTTGTTGCGGTTGCCGCGGACGAGCCGCTGGCCGAGCAGCCGCACCAGCGGCTCGGTGCTGCGCACCATCTCGGCGATGAGCTCGTCGCGCTCCGGCGCGTCCGGGTGCGCGTCCAGGTGCCGCAGGTTGCGGCGGACGCGGGCGTAGACGGCGGCGCGGTTGCGGCGCAGCAGCGGCTGGGCGAACCAGGCGAACACCACGCCGCACGCCAGGTCGTAGACCACGGGGAACCGGACCTGGGTCGCGGCCACCAGCCGCTCCAGCGCGAGCCCGGCGGACTCGCGCTGCGCCTCGTCCGGCGGCGGCTCGCCCAGCCACTCGCGCAGCAGCGTCGCGACGACCGAGGCGTCGGCGGACGCCCGCTGCTGGGCCAGGAAGATCCGGAACACCGCCGCCTCGAGCTCGGGGGAGCGCTCCAGGTCGGTGACGCCGTAGTGGCCGAGCGCCTTGGCGAGCTTGGCCTGGAACGCCTGGGGCAGCCCGGCCCGCTCGACGTCGAGGCTCTGCAGGTAGGTGTGGAAGTACTCGCGGGCGCTGTGCACGTGGCCGCCGTCGGTGCCGTCGCCGCCCGCCGGCCGGTTGCGGCTCAGCTCGGCGAGGTCGGCGAACACGTCGATGAGCCCGAGCTCCTCGGCCATCGGCCGGTGCCCGTCCGCGGCGGCGGCCCGGCGCGCGGCGAGGTAGTCGTCCAGGGTCCGGCGCTCGTCGTGCGGGTCGACGTCGAAGCCGAGCAGGAGGCTGCGCAGGTCCTCCTGGCCGCGCGCGGCGCGCCTGCGGGCCGGGACGGCCCCGGGCGCGGCGGGCAGGTCCAGCTCGACCGTCCCGGCCGCCGCGACGTCCGCGACCTCCGCCTCGTCGGCGAGCGGCTCCAGCCGCAGCAGCGGCGCACCCGTCTCCACCTGGCTGCCGACGGTGACGACGCACTCCTTCAGCCGCGCCCTGAACGGCGCCCGCAGCACCGTCTCCATCTTCATGCTCTCCAGGACCAGCACCGGCGCGCCCGCCTCGACCTCGGCGCCGACCTCCAGGGGCGTGGCGACGACCAGCGCGGGCGCCGGCGAGCGGACGACGCCGCCCTCGTCGCGGCTGACCCGGTGCGCCACGCCGTCCACCTCGACGAAGTGGACCGGCCCGTGGGTGCCGGTGAGCAGGCGGTACCGGGCGCCGTTGACGGTGATCTGGCCGAGGTGCCGGTCGAAGCGTTCGAGTTCGACGTCGGCGGTGCGGACCTCGCCGCCCGCCTCGACGGCGACGCGGAACCGGTCCGCGCCGACCCGGGCCACCCGCACCCGGTAGCCGGCGCCGCGCAGCTTGAGGTCCAGCGGCCGGCCGCTCTCGTGCCGCGCCTGCGGGCGCCCGCCGGACGCCGTCGACAGCAGGCGCCGCCGCTCGGCGCCCTCCGCCTCCTCGTAGGCCTCGATGGCGGCGGCCGCGAGCGCGACGGCGGAGTGCCGGTGGGTGACGAGGTCGCCCTCGGCGCGGACGCGGTCGATCCAGCCGGTGTCGGCGCTCGCGTCGATCACCTCGGGCCGGTCGAGCAGGTCGAGCACGAAGCTCTTGTTCGTCGCGCCGCCCTCGATGATCACCGTGGTCTGGGTCATCGCGCGGCGCAGCCGGCCGAGCGCCTCGTCCCGGTCGCGGCCGTAGGCGATGATCTTGGCGATCATCGAGTCGAAGTCGGCGGGGATCGTGTCGCCCTCGCTGACGCCGGTGTCCACCCGGATGCCCGGCCCGGCGGGCAGGTCCAGCCGGGCGATGCGGCCCGGCGAGGGGGCGAAGTCGCGGTCGGGGTCCTCGGCGTTCAGCCGCGCCTCGATCGCGTGCCCGCGCTCCGCCGGCGGCGCGCCTTCGAGCCGTCCGCCGGAGGCCACGTGCAGCTGCGCCTTGACCAGGTCGATCCCGGTGGTGGACTCGGTGATCGGGTGCTCGACCTGGAGGCGGGTGTTGACCTCCAGGAACGCGAACATGCGGTCGCCGGGGTGGTAGAGGAACTCGACGGTCGCCGCGCCGCGGTACCCGACCGCGACGGCGAGCCGCTCGGCCGACGCCCTGAGCTCGGCGGTCTGCTCGGCGTCGAGCACCGGCGACGCCGACTCCTCGATGATCTTCTGGTTGCGGCGCTGCACCGAGCAGTCGCGCACGCCGAGCGCCCACGCGCTCTCCCCGTCCGCGATGACCTGGACCTCGACGTGCCGGGCGCCGGTGACCAGGCGCTCCAGGAACACGACGCCGCTGCCGAACGCCCGCGCCGCCTCCTGGCTGGTGCGCTCGTAGGCGTCGGCCAGCTCGGCCTCGCTGGTGATCACGCGGATGCCGCGCCCGCCGCCGCCCGCGGTCGCCTTGAGCATCAGCGGGTAGCCGATCCGCGCCGCCGCCGCGACCGCCTCGTCCAGGGTCTCGACCGCGCCGCGGCTCCACGGCGCCACCGGGACGCCGACCTCCTCGGCGATCAGCTTCGCGCCGATCTTGTCGCCGAGCCGGCGCATGGCCTCCGCGCTCGGCCCGACGAAGGTCACCCCGATCCGGTCGCACAGCTCCGCGAACGCCGGGTCCTCCGCGACGAAGCCCCAGCCGACCCACGCGGCGTCGGCGCCGGTCTCCACCAGCGCGCGCTCCAGGACCTCCAGGTCCAGGTACGGCCGGGCGGACGCGGGCCCGAGGTCGTAGGCCAGGTCCGCTTCGCGGACGAAGGTGGCCGTCCGGTCGACATCGGTGTACAGGGCGACGGTCTCGATCCGCGTCCCGCTCTCCGCGGCGATGTCCCGTACGGCGTGGATGAGCCGCATCGCGG is a genomic window of Actinomadura citrea containing:
- a CDS encoding carboxyl transferase domain-containing protein, which gives rise to MFSRVAIVNRGEAAMRLIHAVRDIAAESGTRIETVALYTDVDRTATFVREADLAYDLGPASARPYLDLEVLERALVETGADAAWVGWGFVAEDPAFAELCDRIGVTFVGPSAEAMRRLGDKIGAKLIAEEVGVPVAPWSRGAVETLDEAVAAAARIGYPLMLKATAGGGGRGIRVITSEAELADAYERTSQEAARAFGSGVVFLERLVTGARHVEVQVIADGESAWALGVRDCSVQRRNQKIIEESASPVLDAEQTAELRASAERLAVAVGYRGAATVEFLYHPGDRMFAFLEVNTRLQVEHPITESTTGIDLVKAQLHVASGGRLEGAPPAERGHAIEARLNAEDPDRDFAPSPGRIARLDLPAGPGIRVDTGVSEGDTIPADFDSMIAKIIAYGRDRDEALGRLRRAMTQTTVIIEGGATNKSFVLDLLDRPEVIDASADTGWIDRVRAEGDLVTHRHSAVALAAAAIEAYEEAEGAERRRLLSTASGGRPQARHESGRPLDLKLRGAGYRVRVARVGADRFRVAVEAGGEVRTADVELERFDRHLGQITVNGARYRLLTGTHGPVHFVEVDGVAHRVSRDEGGVVRSPAPALVVATPLEVGAEVEAGAPVLVLESMKMETVLRAPFRARLKECVVTVGSQVETGAPLLRLEPLADEAEVADVAAAGTVELDLPAAPGAVPARRRAARGQEDLRSLLLGFDVDPHDERRTLDDYLAARRAAAADGHRPMAEELGLIDVFADLAELSRNRPAGGDGTDGGHVHSAREYFHTYLQSLDVERAGLPQAFQAKLAKALGHYGVTDLERSPELEAAVFRIFLAQQRASADASVVATLLREWLGEPPPDEAQRESAGLALERLVAATQVRFPVVYDLACGVVFAWFAQPLLRRNRAAVYARVRRNLRHLDAHPDAPERDELIAEMVRSTEPLVRLLGQRLVRGNRNNAVMLEVLTRRYYGNKDLTGVRTREAGGCAFVVAEHAGSRLVSSAVSFDALGGALRGLAELAAGDEAVDADIYLSWERQPEDFDAMAAALQEAVNAHPLPPQVRRLTATVAGSSGAVMHHHFTFRPAEGGGMDERSDPGGVGGRPPTGGMAEERLIRGLHPFIAQRMQMERLHKFDLTRLPSSDEEVYLFQCVARDNPSDDRLVAFAQVRDLTALRDGDGRLRSLPTAEYTLATCLDSIRRAQARRPSKKRFPTNRIVIYVWPTSDLTRAELQRLAGRMLPTAAGAGLEEVLLIARQRDPRTGEPVKVAVRVSFDATGGTRLTVGAPSDAPVEPLDGYRQKVLRASSRNTVYPYELTDLLGDFVEHDLDDDHALVPVDRPKGRNSAAIVAGVVTKRTRRHPQGVTRVVLLGDPTKSLGALSEPECRRVIAALDLAERMRVPLEWYALSSGARVSMDSGTENMDWVAAALKRIVEFTQDGGEINVVVAGINVGAQPYWNAEATMLMHTKGVLIMTPDSAMVLTGKQALDFSGGVSAEDNFGIGGYDRVMGPNGQAQYWAPNLIAARDVLMSHYDHTYVAPGEPGPRGAGTTDPVDRDVSAFPHVLEGSEFTTVGEIFSAAANPDRKKPFDIRTVMRALSDQDHPVLERWAGMADAETAVVQDVHLGGMPVCLLGIESQSVPRRGFPPTDGPDAYTAGTLFPKSSKKAARAINAASGNRPLVVLANLSGFDGSPESMRQLQLEYGAEIGRAIVNFRGPIVFCVISRYHGGAFVVFSKTLNPNMTVLALEGSFASVLGGAPAAAAVFAADVNARTAADPRVRDLEARVAASSGPGRAALTAELDELRATVRTEKLGEVAAEFDRVHDIRRAVEVGSVDAVIRAAEMRPRIIEAIEARRG
- a CDS encoding HEAT repeat domain-containing protein; its protein translation is MSRRRFDQAMQFMRTREPRVREDAFDFLREHADAYVGELIAEFAAERDDPGLRCWLLELIAEARSPEALEVFRGQLESPDASLRFWAVRGLEMLDTREADEALDRAQANGWIS